From the genome of Luteibacter rhizovicinus DSM 16549:
ACGCGATATGGGGGCCACGGCGCTTTTCGGACGACGACGGCCAAACAGGAGCCATGCCGCGACGGTGGCCGCCCATAGCACCAGTACGGCCAGGAACAGCCAGCGCCAGGGTGTCGTCGGCGACGCGGATGCCGGTGCGGCAACGGCATCGGGTGCCGGGGGGGTTAGGGATGCCTGGGCAGCGGGGGCACCCGCGCCGGGCGCCGCCGACCCGGTGCCTGCGGCGATCTCGATGTCGTGGGCCGGCACCGTGGCGACTTCCGCCTTGTCGGTCACCACGTTCCACCAGTGCAGGGTGGTCGCGGGAATGTGCAGCGTGCCGGTGCGTGTCGGCACCACGGCGAAGCCCTGCTGGCGACGACCGGTCACCCAGGAGCCGCTGGTCCCGCCACCGGTAACCGCCTTGTCCGGGTAAACGTCCGCCCCGTCGATTTTCGGCAGTGACAAGGCGGGCAGCGCTTCGAACGGCATGCCCACTGCGTCGAGACGCATGGTCAGGGTAATCGGCTGGCCAACGCGTCCCTTGCCGTCGGGGGGAAGTCCCTCGAGGCCGAGTTTCAGCTCACGCGCCGGAATCCACGCGGCGTCGGGTGCCGACGACGACGGGCGCTCGCGAACCGTGACGTGAAGGCGTTCGGCGACCGCATTGACCGGCGCGCCTGCCCCGAAGAAGGAGCCTGCGTCGGTGGGATCGACCGCCGTACCCTGGAAGGCCGGTGGCTGGATCTCGAGGCTGCCCGCGCGTTGGGGAAAAATGGCGTAGTGGCGTTCGATCACATTGAAGCGACGTCCACCCCGTACGTTCTGGTAGTTCGCATCCTGTCCGACCCGACGAACCTCGGCACCTTCCGCCGAAGGATCGCCCAACTGGCCGTCGGCAAGATTCACCGCGAAATACAGCCGAAGCGTGTAGTCGATCTGTTGGCCGACATAGGCCTGGGTCGGCTCAGCCTTGCCTTCCAACACCACGGGCCGGTCGCCGGCGGTGGCGCTGGTGTCGGACGAGGCAGCCACCTCGAGCGATACGGGCTGTGTCCGCTGGGCGCCTACCGCCAGTGCGGGAATGGTCAGATGCCCTTCCCGCCGCGGTCGTAGCGCCACGCCGAGAATGGTGTGCGCTTCACGTCGCCCGTTGACGATGCTCAGGGAGTGATTGGTCGAGGTTCCAAGGATGACGAAGTCGTTCTGCAGCGGCGAGAGATCGGGCTCGTCCGCGGACTCGTCGCCGACTTCGATGTTCAACGTCACCGTTTCGCCCACGCCGACCG
Proteins encoded in this window:
- a CDS encoding BatD family protein, producing MRYLLLVLALAIPSLAVAQATGPVASLDRSTVGVGETVTLNIEVGDESADEPDLSPLQNDFVILGTSTNHSLSIVNGRREAHTILGVALRPRREGHLTIPALAVGAQRTQPVSLEVAASSDTSATAGDRPVVLEGKAEPTQAYVGQQIDYTLRLYFAVNLADGQLGDPSAEGAEVRRVGQDANYQNVRGGRRFNVIERHYAIFPQRAGSLEIQPPAFQGTAVDPTDAGSFFGAGAPVNAVAERLHVTVRERPSSSAPDAAWIPARELKLGLEGLPPDGKGRVGQPITLTMRLDAVGMPFEALPALSLPKIDGADVYPDKAVTGGGTSGSWVTGRRQQGFAVVPTRTGTLHIPATTLHWWNVVTDKAEVATVPAHDIEIAAGTGSAAPGAGAPAAQASLTPPAPDAVAAPASASPTTPWRWLFLAVLVLWAATVAAWLLFGRRRPKSAVAPISREPVRERPAREAFLSSTSGTAATSDRLLLAWAQTIRPSLRSTGALAEALASGDQRDAIAMLQRARFAGGVVDGAALKAAFARGFDWSVRPADDGPSGLPPLYPR